From a region of the Georgenia yuyongxinii genome:
- a CDS encoding M23 family metallopeptidase yields MRKLLAVLAALAVVVGGGVALVLFVGAGLSSRPQTAWCQPGGASIVVAGVPTGDVAGYSGEQLQNAATIVQVGADRGFDPWGQAIAVMTAMGESSLRNVPFGDDLRGVTNPDGTPTSSVGLFQQQEWWGTLEERMDPARSAGLFFDALGKVEGWRELEPTLAAHRTQRNADPYHYAAYWSPAVAVVAALASGSTPSDGVAPAAVTAPASVVAPATTPTPEAPASAPPLAGGRWNLGPVAPQTAALAVELGERFDVAEIGGYRENAVDSGGHPAGLAIDLMTGADQAKGDAIVTYAMENAERLSVDYIIWRQHIWFAASPGQGWQPMEDRGSPTANHMDHPHINLTPVPGPGAGVLSCLLATAVQPAAFGTGQWVAPLDAPVRSSYGPRDLHGQTFHAGTDLAAACGTPIYAAAEGLVTYAAGPYRGLTGNVVFLDHGNGVETSYNHMNAGGTLVRPGQHVAAGQVIALVGNSGNSTGCHLHFGVYLGGQHTDPEPFMAAAGAPLG; encoded by the coding sequence GTGCGCAAGCTTCTCGCCGTGCTGGCGGCGCTCGCGGTGGTGGTCGGCGGTGGGGTCGCGCTCGTCCTGTTCGTCGGCGCCGGGCTGAGCAGTCGCCCCCAGACAGCCTGGTGCCAGCCGGGCGGGGCGAGCATCGTCGTCGCCGGCGTGCCCACCGGCGACGTGGCCGGCTACTCCGGTGAGCAGCTGCAGAACGCCGCCACCATCGTGCAGGTGGGCGCCGACCGCGGGTTCGACCCCTGGGGGCAGGCCATCGCGGTGATGACGGCGATGGGTGAGTCGTCCCTGCGCAACGTGCCGTTCGGCGACGACCTACGCGGCGTCACCAACCCCGACGGCACGCCCACCTCGTCGGTGGGGCTGTTCCAGCAGCAGGAGTGGTGGGGCACCCTCGAGGAGCGGATGGACCCCGCGCGCTCGGCCGGCCTGTTCTTCGATGCCCTCGGCAAGGTGGAGGGGTGGCGCGAGCTCGAACCCACGCTTGCCGCGCACCGCACCCAGCGCAACGCCGACCCCTACCACTACGCCGCGTACTGGAGCCCCGCGGTGGCGGTGGTGGCCGCGCTCGCGAGCGGCTCGACGCCGTCCGACGGCGTCGCGCCCGCCGCCGTCACAGCGCCCGCCTCGGTCGTCGCCCCCGCCACCACGCCCACCCCCGAAGCGCCCGCCTCCGCCCCGCCACTCGCGGGCGGCCGGTGGAACCTCGGCCCCGTCGCCCCGCAGACCGCCGCCCTGGCCGTCGAGCTTGGCGAGCGCTTCGACGTCGCCGAGATCGGCGGCTACCGGGAGAACGCGGTGGACTCCGGCGGGCACCCGGCCGGCCTCGCCATCGACCTCATGACCGGCGCGGACCAGGCCAAGGGCGACGCGATCGTCACCTACGCCATGGAGAACGCGGAGCGGCTGAGCGTCGACTACATCATCTGGCGTCAGCACATCTGGTTCGCGGCGAGCCCCGGTCAGGGCTGGCAGCCGATGGAGGACCGCGGCAGCCCGACGGCCAACCACATGGACCATCCGCACATCAACCTCACCCCGGTGCCCGGACCCGGCGCCGGCGTGCTCTCCTGCCTGCTGGCAACCGCGGTCCAGCCGGCCGCGTTCGGCACCGGCCAGTGGGTGGCGCCCCTGGATGCGCCGGTGCGCTCCTCCTACGGGCCGCGCGACCTCCACGGCCAGACGTTCCACGCCGGCACGGACCTGGCGGCCGCGTGCGGCACACCCATCTACGCAGCCGCGGAGGGTCTCGTCACCTACGCTGCCGGCCCGTACCGCGGCCTCACCGGCAACGTGGTGTTCCTCGACCACGGCAACGGCGTGGAGACCTCGTACAACCACATGAACGCCGGCGGCACGCTCGTGCGCCCCGGCCAGCACGTGGCCGCGGGGCAGGTGATCGCCCTGGTGGGCAACTCAGGCAACTCCACGGGCTGCCATCTGCACTTCGGCGTCTACCTCGGCGGTCAGCACACCGACCCCGAGCCGTTCATGGCCGCGGCAGGCGCCCCCCTCGGCTGA
- a CDS encoding GNAT family N-acetyltransferase encodes MATYTQPTIEIRPLDAARWPDFERLFARPGDQRACQCMWWRLPGKAFGATALADRRRLMAARATQAPAPGLIAYDGEDPVGWVALAPREEYPRIPRSTIITYLNVPGCWSVTCFFVRQDHRRQGLLERLLAAAVQHARAHGAEHLEAYPVEPGPAQSDSGLFRGPLDLFLRAGFIEVGRGQGRPTVRLALAPG; translated from the coding sequence ATGGCCACGTACACGCAACCCACCATCGAGATCCGCCCGCTCGACGCCGCACGCTGGCCGGACTTTGAGCGGCTCTTCGCCCGACCCGGTGACCAGAGGGCCTGCCAGTGCATGTGGTGGCGCCTGCCGGGCAAGGCGTTCGGGGCCACCGCCCTGGCCGACCGCCGCAGGCTCATGGCCGCGCGCGCCACGCAGGCTCCCGCGCCCGGGCTCATCGCCTACGACGGGGAGGATCCTGTCGGATGGGTGGCACTGGCGCCCCGGGAGGAGTACCCGCGCATCCCCCGCTCGACGATCATCACCTACCTGAACGTCCCCGGTTGCTGGTCGGTCACCTGCTTCTTCGTCCGCCAGGACCACCGCCGGCAGGGCCTGCTCGAGCGGCTCCTGGCCGCCGCCGTCCAGCACGCCCGCGCGCACGGCGCCGAGCACCTCGAGGCCTACCCCGTGGAGCCGGGTCCCGCGCAGTCGGACTCCGGGCTGTTCCGCGGCCCGCTCGACCTGTTCCTCCGGGCGGGATTCATCGAGGTCGGCCGGGGGCAGGGACGGCCCACCGTCCGCCTCGCCCTCGCGCCGGGATGA
- a CDS encoding glycoside hydrolase family protein, whose amino-acid sequence MTVPSLDVTPPPWAGTTDTASAAGIASTAGVGPRVRRSAVQVLGAAGPRGDGTVLPWTLGARERPDCALDLADLRRLGRAVRRLAGGIAVAATPSSPDALFADDLPAGQSAGFARGAAGVLWALAEVGADIPGELVEWLVRAARRAPRDQPGLANGLSGLALALDRLGCGDEAAELWSVVEKAPLGELGPTLADGLPGLGLALLERAPVLDGEALLDRVETVAAALVRQLRWRPRLDRLGVLRGGSGAALFLLHAYELTEDPTLVEPIEDCLRHDLALLGWRPFARHAALPLWSRPGSVANGSMGVAVVLHHAAQHLDAPWVAEAAEAITAAAEQRLREAPGLSRGRASAILALQYLRSLPWETAEERFARVRPYLEPVTLRRAPNGAAPAGGFPVGLEDGAAGVLLALGHLGTAGDRRVPFLW is encoded by the coding sequence ATGACTGTTCCGTCCCTCGATGTCACCCCGCCCCCGTGGGCGGGGACCACCGACACCGCAAGCGCTGCCGGTATCGCCAGCACCGCAGGCGTCGGCCCGCGCGTGCGCCGCTCCGCCGTGCAGGTCCTGGGGGCCGCCGGCCCGCGCGGTGACGGGACGGTGCTGCCGTGGACGCTCGGTGCGCGCGAGCGCCCGGACTGCGCCCTCGACCTCGCCGACCTCCGTCGCCTCGGCCGTGCGGTGCGCCGGCTGGCGGGCGGGATCGCGGTCGCCGCGACGCCGTCGTCACCGGATGCCCTCTTCGCCGATGATCTTCCCGCCGGGCAGAGTGCCGGGTTCGCCCGTGGGGCGGCCGGCGTGCTGTGGGCGCTGGCCGAGGTGGGCGCCGACATCCCCGGGGAGCTGGTCGAGTGGCTGGTCCGGGCCGCCCGCCGCGCGCCGCGCGACCAGCCCGGTCTCGCCAACGGCCTCAGCGGGCTCGCTCTCGCGCTCGACCGGCTGGGCTGCGGCGACGAGGCGGCGGAGCTGTGGTCGGTGGTGGAGAAGGCGCCCTTGGGCGAGCTGGGGCCGACGCTGGCCGACGGCCTGCCCGGGCTCGGGCTCGCGCTGCTCGAGCGCGCACCGGTGCTGGACGGCGAGGCGCTCCTGGATCGGGTCGAAACAGTGGCGGCCGCGCTCGTGCGCCAGCTCCGGTGGCGCCCCCGGCTCGACCGCCTCGGGGTGCTGCGGGGCGGGTCAGGGGCGGCGCTGTTCCTCCTCCACGCCTACGAGCTCACCGAGGACCCGACGCTCGTCGAGCCCATCGAGGACTGCCTGCGTCACGACCTGGCCCTGCTCGGCTGGCGCCCGTTCGCCCGGCACGCGGCGCTGCCGCTGTGGTCCCGGCCGGGTTCGGTGGCCAACGGCAGCATGGGGGTCGCCGTCGTCCTGCACCATGCCGCCCAGCACCTCGACGCACCCTGGGTCGCCGAGGCCGCTGAGGCCATCACGGCGGCCGCGGAGCAGCGGCTCCGTGAGGCCCCGGGCCTGTCGCGCGGACGGGCGAGCGCGATCCTGGCGCTGCAGTACCTGCGTTCCCTCCCGTGGGAGACGGCGGAGGAACGGTTCGCACGCGTGCGGCCGTACCTCGAGCCGGTCACCCTGCGCCGGGCGCCGAACGGGGCGGCGCCGGCCGGGGGCTTCCCCGTCGGGCTGGAGGACGGCGCCGCCGGAGTCCTGCTGGCGCTTGGCCATCTCGGTACGGCGGGGGACCGGCGGGTGCCGTTCCTCTGGTGA
- a CDS encoding TetR/AcrR family transcriptional regulator: MTQTLPADDRPELGLRELKKQMTRTAIADSALRLAVEHGLDNVTIHRIAGLAFVSPRTFSNYFSCKEEAVVAAGTHELVAVVAAVADRPTAEGPWEALRAALSEFTGSRSAEQLHSMVQKLELEQQYPSLRPYESWFWSHLEDELRTVVAERTGSDADTQLYPWLVAASAVAGIRSAIRLWAASGDGAAGLAARVEDALDQLSSGLRAPTP; this comes from the coding sequence GTGACCCAGACGTTGCCCGCGGACGACCGGCCAGAGCTGGGTCTGCGAGAGCTGAAGAAGCAGATGACGCGCACGGCGATCGCCGACTCAGCGCTGCGGCTCGCCGTCGAGCACGGGCTCGACAACGTGACCATCCACCGGATCGCGGGTCTGGCGTTCGTGTCGCCACGCACCTTCTCCAACTACTTCTCCTGCAAGGAGGAGGCCGTGGTGGCCGCCGGGACGCATGAGCTGGTGGCCGTGGTCGCGGCGGTCGCGGACCGGCCGACGGCCGAGGGGCCCTGGGAGGCGCTCCGTGCGGCGCTCTCGGAGTTCACTGGCTCCCGCAGTGCCGAACAGCTCCACTCGATGGTGCAAAAGCTGGAGCTCGAGCAGCAGTACCCGTCGTTGCGGCCGTACGAGTCGTGGTTCTGGAGCCACCTCGAGGACGAGCTGCGGACGGTCGTGGCCGAGCGCACCGGCTCGGACGCCGACACCCAGCTGTACCCGTGGCTGGTCGCGGCGAGCGCCGTCGCGGGCATCAGGAGCGCGATCCGCCTGTGGGCGGCGTCGGGCGACGGCGCGGCGGGCTTGGCTGCGCGTGTCGAGGACGCGCTCGACCAGCTCAGCAGCGGGCTGCGCGCGCCAACCCCGTGA
- a CDS encoding Flp family type IVb pilin yields MNRAAAYFVTLYTAVGDRIEGRRDRGATAVEYGLLVGLIAVAIIAALVILGPQLAALFTSVSDELPVPAGG; encoded by the coding sequence ATGAACCGCGCAGCCGCCTATTTCGTCACCCTGTACACCGCCGTCGGCGACCGCATCGAGGGCCGGAGGGATCGCGGCGCCACCGCGGTCGAGTACGGCCTGCTCGTCGGCCTCATCGCCGTCGCCATCATCGCGGCACTCGTCATCCTCGGACCGCAACTCGCCGCGCTGTTCACCTCGGTGAGCGACGAGCTTCCTGTTCCCGCCGGCGGCTGA
- a CDS encoding TadE/TadG family type IV pilus assembly protein, with amino-acid sequence MKRHRERGAAVVEFALVLPLLLLLVLGIVEFGRAYHLQTQLSGAAREAVREMALHNDPTAARATAKAYAAGLNLTNAQISVTPTTCLSSASAPTATATVTVTYPMDFLTGLVGADFTLTGKGTMRCHG; translated from the coding sequence ATGAAGCGACACCGCGAGCGCGGCGCCGCCGTCGTCGAGTTCGCCCTCGTGCTGCCGCTGCTCCTGCTGCTCGTTCTCGGCATCGTCGAGTTCGGCCGCGCCTACCACCTGCAGACCCAGCTCTCCGGCGCCGCCCGCGAGGCCGTCCGGGAGATGGCCCTGCACAACGACCCGACCGCCGCACGGGCGACCGCAAAGGCGTACGCCGCCGGGCTGAACCTCACCAACGCGCAGATCAGCGTCACCCCGACCACGTGCCTCAGCAGCGCGAGCGCACCGACCGCGACGGCCACCGTGACGGTGACCTACCCCATGGACTTCCTCACCGGCCTCGTCGGGGCCGACTTCACCCTCACCGGGAAGGGGACGATGCGATGCCACGGCTGA
- a CDS encoding TadE/TadG family type IV pilus assembly protein produces the protein MPRLSRERGAISVMVALLAVPLIGFAAIAVDVAAMWSDRQQLQTGADAGALAIAQDCARGDCRTPGQTAAGMAEANINDGEATAVVTDPALTPATGRVTVRTSGTTEHWFAPVLGFDALAITTTATAAWGSPTGGTAMLPLALHRCELTAQIRAQGGSLTTPSPVMLTILPSKDLSHSKLPADWPCEATPSGNHVPGGFGWLKSDPGTCRSTSRIDDHVEGSDPGKSLPSSCERSDITALRDATVLLPVYDEYGGQGNNAWFDIIGYAAFTLKGYAFVGHGGDTWGVPCPKSVNTCLSGRFVEFVDLSTAFRYGAGAPDLGASIVALVE, from the coding sequence ATGCCACGGCTGAGCCGCGAGCGCGGCGCCATTAGCGTGATGGTGGCCCTGCTGGCCGTGCCGCTGATCGGGTTCGCCGCCATCGCCGTCGACGTCGCGGCGATGTGGTCCGACCGTCAGCAGCTCCAGACGGGAGCGGACGCCGGCGCGCTGGCGATCGCGCAAGACTGTGCGCGCGGCGACTGCCGCACGCCCGGCCAGACCGCCGCCGGGATGGCCGAGGCCAACATCAACGACGGCGAGGCCACCGCCGTCGTCACCGACCCCGCCCTGACCCCGGCCACCGGCCGCGTGACGGTCCGGACCTCGGGGACCACCGAGCACTGGTTCGCCCCGGTGCTCGGATTCGACGCCCTCGCCATCACGACGACGGCGACGGCCGCGTGGGGCAGCCCGACCGGCGGCACCGCCATGCTGCCGCTCGCCCTGCACCGGTGCGAGCTCACGGCCCAGATCCGGGCCCAGGGCGGCAGCCTCACCACGCCCAGCCCCGTGATGCTGACGATCCTGCCCTCCAAGGACCTCAGCCACTCCAAGCTCCCCGCCGACTGGCCGTGCGAGGCCACCCCGTCCGGCAACCACGTCCCGGGTGGCTTCGGCTGGCTCAAGTCGGACCCCGGCACCTGCCGGAGCACGAGCAGGATCGACGACCACGTCGAGGGCTCGGACCCGGGCAAGAGCCTGCCGTCCAGCTGCGAGCGATCCGACATCACCGCGCTGCGCGACGCCACCGTGCTGCTCCCGGTCTACGACGAGTACGGCGGACAGGGCAACAACGCCTGGTTCGACATCATCGGCTACGCCGCGTTCACCCTGAAGGGCTACGCATTCGTCGGCCACGGCGGCGACACCTGGGGCGTGCCGTGCCCGAAGTCCGTCAACACTTGCCTGAGCGGCCGCTTCGTCGAGTTCGTCGACCTGAGCACCGCCTTCCGCTACGGCGCCGGGGCGCCGGACCTCGGCGCCAGCATCGTGGCGCTGGTGGAGTAG
- the cpaB gene encoding Flp pilus assembly protein CpaB, which produces MKRRLLAAVAALVLAITGGVLLLGYVAGADARAQAGMAPATVLVATEPIPQGTGAADVAALVTAREIPAVAVVPGALASLDDVAGLVTAAGVHPGEQLHGGRFTDADTAAATGQVEIPADLHQVSVLLDPQRVVGGRLVAGDTVAVFVSLRDPARTHAVLHKVLVANVQGGVAAPARDGVATAGVTTDGAAADPEAPAASQPVPAESVLVTLAVSAADAERVVFGAEHGTLWLSLESADAPEQGTRILTEEDVLG; this is translated from the coding sequence ATGAAGAGACGCCTCCTCGCCGCCGTCGCGGCCCTGGTGCTCGCCATTACCGGCGGCGTGCTGCTCCTGGGGTATGTGGCCGGGGCCGACGCCCGCGCCCAGGCCGGGATGGCGCCCGCCACCGTGCTGGTGGCAACCGAACCGATTCCCCAGGGCACCGGGGCGGCGGACGTGGCGGCCCTGGTGACCGCCCGGGAGATCCCCGCCGTCGCCGTCGTGCCCGGGGCACTCGCCAGCCTGGACGACGTCGCCGGGCTGGTGACCGCCGCGGGCGTCCACCCGGGCGAGCAGCTCCACGGGGGCCGGTTCACCGACGCCGACACGGCCGCCGCCACGGGTCAGGTCGAGATCCCCGCGGACCTGCACCAGGTGTCGGTGCTCCTGGACCCGCAACGGGTGGTCGGGGGCCGGCTCGTCGCCGGTGACACGGTGGCGGTGTTCGTCTCGCTGCGCGACCCCGCCCGCACCCACGCCGTCCTGCACAAGGTCCTGGTCGCGAACGTCCAGGGCGGGGTCGCCGCCCCGGCCCGGGACGGCGTCGCGACGGCGGGCGTCACGACGGACGGCGCGGCGGCGGACCCGGAGGCGCCCGCCGCGTCGCAGCCGGTGCCCGCCGAGAGCGTCCTGGTCACGCTGGCCGTCAGCGCCGCCGACGCCGAGCGCGTGGTCTTCGGCGCGGAGCACGGCACCCTCTGGCTCTCCCTCGAAAGCGCCGACGCACCCGAGCAGGGCACCCGCATCCTGACCGAGGAGGACGTTCTCGGATGA
- a CDS encoding AAA family ATPase has translation MSILLASASADLTDRVHQATGGRLVVLSGPAPAEPGPLLAQPGGPPDIVLLDTRLGTEQCLELAAGLGHQSPGTSVVLLSADAPRIGLLALRAGACDVVDPDADVAELTQAIDRAWQLARARRPLPTAPAAAAIAAVGAGPAAPPDGGRVISVLSPKGGVGKTTVATNLAVGLARAGHATVLVDLDVQFGDVASALNLSPEYSLSDVVRSGAGRDAMALKTLLARHETGLFVLCAPESPAAADDITGADVDGLLRVLASQFSYVVVDTAPGLSEHTLAAADQTTDPVLLTSMDVPGVRGLRKELDTLTQLGMFLDARHVVLNFTEPRGGLSVGDIEATIGTGVDVRLPRSEAVQASVNEGVPLLQSGRRDPMTSQLHRLVDLFTPVPTLVAEPGRRRARHRGVRVGSR, from the coding sequence ATGAGCATCTTGCTGGCATCGGCTTCGGCCGACCTCACCGACCGCGTCCACCAGGCCACCGGCGGCCGGCTGGTCGTGCTGTCCGGGCCCGCCCCCGCCGAGCCCGGCCCGCTGCTCGCGCAGCCCGGCGGCCCGCCGGACATCGTGCTCCTCGACACCCGGCTGGGCACCGAGCAGTGCCTGGAGCTGGCCGCCGGCCTCGGGCACCAGAGCCCGGGCACCAGCGTCGTCCTGCTCAGTGCGGACGCACCGCGGATCGGCCTGCTCGCGTTGCGCGCCGGCGCGTGCGACGTGGTGGACCCCGACGCCGACGTCGCCGAGCTCACCCAGGCCATCGACCGCGCCTGGCAGCTCGCCCGCGCGCGACGACCGCTGCCCACTGCCCCGGCTGCCGCGGCGATCGCCGCGGTCGGGGCCGGACCCGCGGCACCGCCCGACGGGGGCCGGGTGATCAGCGTGCTGTCCCCGAAGGGCGGGGTCGGGAAGACCACAGTCGCCACCAACCTCGCCGTCGGGCTGGCCCGGGCCGGCCATGCCACGGTGCTGGTCGACCTGGACGTGCAGTTCGGGGACGTCGCCAGCGCGCTGAACCTCTCGCCCGAGTACTCGCTCTCCGACGTCGTGCGCAGCGGCGCGGGCCGTGACGCCATGGCCCTCAAGACGCTCCTGGCCCGCCACGAGACCGGGCTCTTCGTCCTGTGCGCGCCGGAGTCCCCCGCGGCGGCGGACGACATCACCGGGGCCGACGTCGACGGGCTCCTGCGCGTGCTCGCCTCGCAGTTCTCCTACGTCGTGGTCGACACCGCCCCCGGGCTCTCCGAGCACACCCTCGCCGCCGCGGACCAGACCACCGACCCGGTGCTGCTCACCAGCATGGACGTCCCGGGTGTGCGGGGGCTGCGCAAGGAGCTCGACACCCTCACCCAGCTCGGCATGTTCCTCGACGCGCGGCACGTGGTGCTGAACTTCACGGAACCGCGCGGTGGCCTGTCGGTCGGTGACATCGAGGCGACGATCGGCACCGGCGTCGACGTCCGGCTGCCCCGCTCCGAGGCCGTGCAGGCCTCGGTCAACGAGGGAGTGCCGCTGCTGCAGAGCGGGCGGCGAGACCCGATGACCTCCCAGCTGCACCGCCTGGTGGACCTGTTCACCCCCGTCCCCACGCTCGTCGCCGAGCCCGGGCGGCGCCGCGCACGCCACCGGGGGGTCCGGGTGGGGTCGCGATGA
- a CDS encoding CpaF family protein — protein sequence MAAPAGPVKGATATAWAPPATRAPAPSSPATAVPASAAVPGSDALTRLKDHAATALFQRIGARLSDPALGEDQLRALVHAELNQVVEEEQVPLTGEERRRLIREVLDDALGLGPLQRLIDDESVTEVMVNGPDMVYIEQHGKLTRTGARFTSEEHLRRVIERIVSRVGRRIDESSPMVDARLEDGSRVNAIIPPLAFSGSTLTIRKFSRDPFQVEDLIRFGTLSPQMADLLRACVQARLNIIVSGGTGTGKTTLLNVLSSFIPDGERIVTIEDAVELQLQQDHVVQLESRPPNSEGRGQVTIRDLVRNSLRMRPDRIVVGEVRGGESLDMLQAMNTGHDGSLSTVHANSPRDAVARLETLVLMAGMDLPLRAIREQVASAVDVIVQLTRLRDGTRRVTAITEVHGMEGQTVTLQDAFLFDYAAGVDPSGRFLGSTVPTGVRPRFTDRFADLGIALPPQIFAMAGTGGFR from the coding sequence ATGGCCGCGCCGGCAGGGCCAGTGAAGGGCGCAACGGCGACGGCCTGGGCTCCACCGGCGACACGTGCGCCGGCCCCGTCCTCACCAGCCACCGCGGTCCCGGCGTCGGCCGCCGTCCCCGGGTCCGACGCCTTGACCAGGCTGAAGGATCACGCCGCCACCGCCCTGTTCCAGCGGATCGGGGCGCGCCTGAGCGATCCCGCGCTCGGTGAGGACCAGCTCCGGGCCCTGGTCCACGCCGAGCTGAACCAGGTGGTCGAGGAGGAGCAGGTGCCCCTCACCGGGGAGGAGCGGCGCCGGCTCATCCGTGAGGTCCTCGACGACGCGCTCGGTCTGGGCCCCCTGCAGCGGCTCATCGACGACGAGAGCGTCACGGAGGTCATGGTCAACGGGCCGGACATGGTCTACATCGAGCAGCACGGCAAGCTGACCCGCACCGGCGCACGGTTCACGTCCGAGGAGCACCTGCGCCGCGTCATCGAGCGCATCGTCTCCCGGGTGGGGCGGCGCATCGACGAGTCGTCACCGATGGTCGACGCCCGCCTGGAGGACGGCTCCCGCGTCAACGCGATCATCCCGCCCCTGGCCTTCAGCGGCTCCACCCTGACCATCCGGAAGTTCTCCCGGGACCCGTTCCAGGTGGAGGACCTCATCCGGTTCGGCACCCTCAGCCCGCAGATGGCCGACCTGCTGCGCGCCTGCGTGCAGGCCCGGCTGAACATCATCGTCTCCGGCGGCACCGGCACCGGGAAGACGACGCTGCTCAACGTGCTGTCCTCGTTCATCCCCGACGGCGAGCGCATCGTCACCATCGAGGACGCCGTCGAGCTCCAGCTCCAGCAGGACCACGTGGTCCAGCTCGAGTCCCGCCCGCCCAACAGCGAGGGCCGCGGCCAGGTCACCATCCGCGACCTCGTGCGCAACTCGCTGCGCATGCGACCCGACCGCATCGTCGTCGGCGAGGTCCGCGGCGGGGAGTCCCTGGACATGCTCCAGGCGATGAACACCGGCCACGACGGCTCGCTGTCCACCGTGCACGCCAACTCCCCGCGCGACGCCGTCGCCCGCCTCGAGACACTCGTGCTCATGGCCGGCATGGACCTGCCCCTGCGGGCCATCCGCGAGCAGGTCGCCTCCGCAGTCGACGTCATCGTCCAGCTCACCCGGCTGCGCGACGGCACCCGCCGGGTCACCGCCATCACCGAGGTCCACGGCATGGAGGGACAGACCGTCACGCTCCAGGACGCTTTCCTCTTCGACTACGCCGCCGGCGTCGACCCGAGCGGCCGCTTCCTCGGCTCCACCGTGCCCACCGGGGTGCGTCCCCGGTTCACCGACCGCTTCGCCGACCTCGGCATCGCGTTGCCGCCGCAGATCTTCGCGATGGCCGGCACGGGAGGCTTCCGGTGA
- a CDS encoding type II secretion system F family protein codes for MSVAVVAAGCCAAAVFLTAYLLLAPRPRRLARARRRPGVAPGPGLLTGAAEQATGAVERMIRRRGGRVPALERAGVRMRPQDLAVLVVVAALVTGAAGLALGGPLLGLVLAAAAPVAVKVWLARRAEKRRRAFADQLDDSLQLLAGSLRAGHSLQQALASVAREAEEPTSEEFARVINETRVGRDLGEALNETAARMGSQDFVWVTQAIAINREVGGNLAEVLDGVAHTVRERHQIRRQIKALAAEGKLSAIVLMLLPVGIVGFLSLTSRSYLAAFTQSPLGYALMVLGAVLLLVGGVWMRKVVSFTF; via the coding sequence GTGAGCGTCGCCGTCGTCGCGGCGGGCTGCTGCGCCGCAGCGGTGTTCCTGACCGCCTACCTCCTGCTCGCCCCGCGGCCCCGGCGGCTGGCCAGGGCCCGACGCCGGCCCGGCGTCGCCCCAGGCCCGGGGCTCCTTACCGGAGCCGCCGAGCAGGCAACCGGCGCCGTGGAGCGGATGATCCGCCGTCGCGGCGGCCGGGTGCCGGCGCTGGAACGGGCCGGCGTGCGGATGCGCCCGCAGGACCTCGCGGTGCTCGTGGTCGTCGCCGCCCTGGTGACCGGCGCGGCCGGCCTCGCGCTGGGTGGGCCGCTGCTCGGCCTCGTGCTGGCCGCGGCCGCTCCCGTGGCCGTGAAGGTGTGGCTGGCGCGCCGGGCCGAGAAGCGGCGGCGCGCGTTCGCGGACCAGCTCGACGACTCGCTCCAGCTCCTGGCCGGCAGCCTGCGCGCCGGCCACAGCCTGCAGCAGGCGCTCGCCTCCGTGGCCCGCGAGGCGGAGGAGCCGACGTCGGAGGAGTTCGCCCGGGTCATCAACGAGACCCGCGTGGGCCGCGACCTGGGCGAGGCGCTGAACGAGACCGCCGCGCGCATGGGCAGCCAGGACTTCGTCTGGGTCACCCAGGCCATCGCCATCAACCGGGAGGTCGGCGGGAACCTCGCCGAGGTGCTCGACGGAGTCGCGCACACGGTCCGCGAACGCCACCAGATCCGCCGCCAGATCAAGGCGCTCGCCGCCGAGGGCAAGCTCTCCGCGATCGTCCTCATGCTCCTGCCGGTCGGGATCGTGGGGTTCTTGTCCCTGACCTCCCGCAGCTACCTGGCCGCCTTCACCCAAAGCCCGCTGGGCTACGCCCTCATGGTGCTCGGTGCCGTCCTGCTCCTGGTCGGCGGCGTGTGGATGCGCAAGGTCGTCAGTTTCACCTTCTAG